The Astyanax mexicanus isolate ESR-SI-001 chromosome 20, AstMex3_surface, whole genome shotgun sequence genome contains a region encoding:
- the si:dkey-18a10.3 gene encoding heat shock factor protein 1 isoform X2: MKQNYQVPAFLTKLWTLVDDSCTNELVCWSEEGCSFIVLDEQRFSKEVLPLYYKHCNMTSFIRQLNMYGFHKVVPLDSGLLKEDGRGDSVEFQHEHFRKDQPHLLTLIHRKVSVSRGVDDAGQISQILVEISQARGWQDSFDLKLMALCRDNESLWRELNSLQQRHQQQHRIICKIMQFIINTVGSKGMKGLKRKLPMIEISGETHSAPKYSRPSDSSVDSNLPSFSMPETPSPQDIPLDSLSPGVYSNGMVFSDITHLLEPLPEQDSDPVVENTCPTSPLSPALSPVDLTLSLLDDPAGQDMAEKLAERNELVDPLSLIDSSLAAIQAYPLSPSLDTLDELFRPTSESDTHTPKRKRETKQGGNTHSYKYTAGIVRPVLQHEDLSFGGDSVEADILPSLLRLAQEASIPLHTDTLSV, encoded by the exons ATGAAGCAGAACTACCAGGTTCCAGCTTTCCTCACCAAACTCTGGACTCTTGTAGACGATTCCTGCACTAATGAGCTGGTCTGCTGGAGTGAG GAGGGCTGCAGCTTCATTGTGCTGGATGAGCAGCGCTTCAGTAAAGAGGTCCTGCCACTATACtacaaacactgcaacatgaccaGCTTCATTCGCCAGCTCAACATGT ATGGCTTCCACAAGGTTGTGCCGTTGGACTCGGGACTGCTGAAGGAGGACGGCCGCGGAGACAGCGTGGAGTTTCAGCATGAGCATTTCCGCAAAGATCAACCACACCTGCTCACCCTCATCCACAGAAAG GTATCAGTAAGCCGTGGAGTGGACGATGCTGGACAGATCTCTCAGATTCTGGTGGAGATCAGCCAGGCGCGTGGTTGGCAGGACTCATTTGACTTAAAGCTCATGGCGCTCTGCAG gGATAATGAGAGTTTATGGAGAGAGCTAAACTCCCTGCAGCAGAGGCACCAGCAGCAACACAGAATCATCTGCAAG ATAATGCAGTTCATCATCAACACTGTGGGGTCGAAAGGAATGAAGGGCTTAAAGAGGAAACT TCCAATGATTGAGATTTCTGGGGAGACCCACTCTGCTCCAAAGTACAGCAGACCATCTGATTCATCTGTGGATTCAAACCTGCCCTCTTTCTCCATGCCAGAGACTCCCTCTCCACAGGACATTCCT CTGGACTCGCTCTCTCCTGGCGTGTACTCTAATGGCATGGTTTTCTCTGACATCACACACCTCCTCGAGCCTCTTCCTGAGCAGGACAG CGATCCAGTGGTAGAGAACACCTGCCCGACCTCTCCTCTCTCCCCTGCCCTGTCCCCAGTAGATCTGACTCTGTCTCTATTGGACGATCCTGCAGGCCAGGACATGGCAGAGAAACTTGCGGAGAG GAATGAGTTGGTGGACCCATTGTCACTGATTGATTCAAGCCTGGCCGCTATTCAGGCCTATCCACTGTCCCCGAGCTTGGACACCCTCGATGAg CTCTTTAGGCCCACTAGTGAATCAGATACACATACACCGAAGAGGAAACGAGAAACGAAGCAAGGAGGAAATACACACTCTTACAAAtatacag CAGGAATAGTGAGGCCTGTGCTGCAGCATGAGGACCTGAGTTTTGGGGGGGATTCAGTAGAAGCTGATATTTTACCCTCGTTGCTGAGGCTGGCACAGGAAGCTTCCATTCCTCTACACACGGACACACTCTCTgtataa
- the il2rga gene encoding interleukin 2 receptor, gamma a: protein MTLLLIFVLFWTCSGSASEHNTSVKCMIIDLEYVNCTWGEDSIPQESYTFKSSFHSNRIALKECSAYLKVNGVNVGCVFSYKEKEAERFRTLFTELYTVNGDLVKQDKHSLINEVKLNPAFNLTVEMKNPELWLYWNISSRAKPHCVESEVQYSLDDKDCRSQGINSGRNSFNVPFPNTRSVYQFQVRIRMSKNCGLSEMWSDWSKPVCWKSLRNDTDNEPRSSSSVTLMVLYTVGAVVILLTLSCLLIHSERLRVILVPVVPNAGKNFAELIENYGGNVEKWINISKELQDGFKPNFTERTCPVREYQQVPQSSSSSESSLSGLTDVSIDYQPMHSYSSASTVSATTSTTQPTPTTPSML, encoded by the exons atgactttacttttaatttttgttcttttttggaCTTGTTCTGGATCTGCTTCTGAACACAACACAA GTGTAAAATGTATGATCATTGATCTGGAGTATGTAAATTGCACCTGGGGTGAGGACAGCATTCCTCAGGAGAGCTACACCTTTAAAAGCAG tTTTCACTCAAACAGGATTGCTTTAAAGGAATGCTCAGCCTATCTAAAGGTTAATGGTGTCAACGTGGGCTGCGTGTTTTCATACAAGGAAAAAGAGGCAGAAAGATTTAGGACCCTTTTTACTGAGCTGTACACAGTTAACGGTGACCTGGTGAAGCAAGATAAACACTCACTCATCAACGAGG TGAAGCTGAATCCTGCGTTTAACCTCACGGTGGAGATGAAGAACCCTGAGCTGTGGCTCTACTGGAACATCAGCAGCAGAGCCAAACCGCACTGTGTAGAGAGTGAAGTTCAGTACAGTCTCGATGACAAAGACTGTCGG AGTCAAGGGATAAACTCTGGACGCAATTCCTTCAATGTGCCGTTCCCGAACACTCGCAGTGTGTACCAGTTCCAAGTGAGGATTCGGATGTCTAAAAACTGCGGCTTGTCTGAGATGTGGAGCGACTGGAGCAAGCCAGTCTGCTGGAAATCACTTAGAAATGACACTGACAACG AGCCCCGGTCCAGTTCATCTGTTACTCTGATGGTCCTGTACACGGTCGGGGCAGTGGTCATCCTCCTTACACTGTCCTGTCTGCTCATCCACAGTGAGAG GCTGAGGGTCATCCTTGTCCCTGTGGTCCCGAACGCAGGAAAAAACTTTGCAGAGCTGATTGAGAACTATGGAGGCAATGTGGAG AAGTGGATCAACATCTCTAAAGAGCTGCAGGATGGTTTTAAACCTAATTTTACTGAGCGCACCTGTCCGGTCCGGGAGTACCAGCAGGTTCCTCAGAGCAGCTCCTCCAGCGAGAGCTCTCTCTCTGGTCTGACCGACGTCTCCATCGACTATCAGCCCATGCATAGCTACTCCTCCGCCTCCACCGTGTCAGCCACCACCTCAACCACCCAGCCAACTCCCACCACCCCCAGCATGCTGTAA
- the si:dkey-18a10.3 gene encoding heat shock factor protein 1 isoform X1: MKQNYQVPAFLTKLWTLVDDSCTNELVCWSEEGCSFIVLDEQRFSKEVLPLYYKHCNMTSFIRQLNMYGFHKVVPLDSGLLKEDGRGDSVEFQHEHFRKDQPHLLTLIHRKVSVSRGVDDAGQISQILVEISQARGWQDSFDLKLMALCRDNESLWRELNSLQQRHQQQHRIICKIMQFIINTVGSKGMKGLKRKLPMIEISGETHSAPKYSRPSDSSVDSNLPSFSMPETPSPQDIPQLDSLSPGVYSNGMVFSDITHLLEPLPEQDSDPVVENTCPTSPLSPALSPVDLTLSLLDDPAGQDMAEKLAERNELVDPLSLIDSSLAAIQAYPLSPSLDTLDELFRPTSESDTHTPKRKRETKQGGNTHSYKYTAGIVRPVLQHEDLSFGGDSVEADILPSLLRLAQEASIPLHTDTLSV; encoded by the exons ATGAAGCAGAACTACCAGGTTCCAGCTTTCCTCACCAAACTCTGGACTCTTGTAGACGATTCCTGCACTAATGAGCTGGTCTGCTGGAGTGAG GAGGGCTGCAGCTTCATTGTGCTGGATGAGCAGCGCTTCAGTAAAGAGGTCCTGCCACTATACtacaaacactgcaacatgaccaGCTTCATTCGCCAGCTCAACATGT ATGGCTTCCACAAGGTTGTGCCGTTGGACTCGGGACTGCTGAAGGAGGACGGCCGCGGAGACAGCGTGGAGTTTCAGCATGAGCATTTCCGCAAAGATCAACCACACCTGCTCACCCTCATCCACAGAAAG GTATCAGTAAGCCGTGGAGTGGACGATGCTGGACAGATCTCTCAGATTCTGGTGGAGATCAGCCAGGCGCGTGGTTGGCAGGACTCATTTGACTTAAAGCTCATGGCGCTCTGCAG gGATAATGAGAGTTTATGGAGAGAGCTAAACTCCCTGCAGCAGAGGCACCAGCAGCAACACAGAATCATCTGCAAG ATAATGCAGTTCATCATCAACACTGTGGGGTCGAAAGGAATGAAGGGCTTAAAGAGGAAACT TCCAATGATTGAGATTTCTGGGGAGACCCACTCTGCTCCAAAGTACAGCAGACCATCTGATTCATCTGTGGATTCAAACCTGCCCTCTTTCTCCATGCCAGAGACTCCCTCTCCACAGGACATTCCT CAGCTGGACTCGCTCTCTCCTGGCGTGTACTCTAATGGCATGGTTTTCTCTGACATCACACACCTCCTCGAGCCTCTTCCTGAGCAGGACAG CGATCCAGTGGTAGAGAACACCTGCCCGACCTCTCCTCTCTCCCCTGCCCTGTCCCCAGTAGATCTGACTCTGTCTCTATTGGACGATCCTGCAGGCCAGGACATGGCAGAGAAACTTGCGGAGAG GAATGAGTTGGTGGACCCATTGTCACTGATTGATTCAAGCCTGGCCGCTATTCAGGCCTATCCACTGTCCCCGAGCTTGGACACCCTCGATGAg CTCTTTAGGCCCACTAGTGAATCAGATACACATACACCGAAGAGGAAACGAGAAACGAAGCAAGGAGGAAATACACACTCTTACAAAtatacag CAGGAATAGTGAGGCCTGTGCTGCAGCATGAGGACCTGAGTTTTGGGGGGGATTCAGTAGAAGCTGATATTTTACCCTCGTTGCTGAGGCTGGCACAGGAAGCTTCCATTCCTCTACACACGGACACACTCTCTgtataa
- the si:dkey-18a10.3 gene encoding heat shock factor protein 1 isoform X3 produces MKQNYQVPAFLTKLWTLVDDSCTNELVCWSEEGCSFIVLDEQRFSKEVLPLYYKHCNMTSFIRQLNMYGFHKVVPLDSGLLKEDGRGDSVEFQHEHFRKDQPHLLTLIHRKVSVSRGVDDAGQISQILVEISQARGWQDSFDLKLMALCRDNESLWRELNSLQQRHQQQHRIICKIMQFIINTVGSKGMKGLKRKLPMIEISGETHSAPKYSRPSDSSVDSNLPSFSMPETPSPQDIPQLDSLSPGVYSNGMVFSDITHLLEPLPEQDSDPVVENTCPTSPLSPALSPVDLTLSLLDDPAGQDMAEKLAERNELVDPLSLIDSSLAAIQAYPLSPSLDTLDELFRPTSESDTHTPKRKRETKQGGNTHSYKYTGIVRPVLQHEDLSFGGDSVEADILPSLLRLAQEASIPLHTDTLSV; encoded by the exons ATGAAGCAGAACTACCAGGTTCCAGCTTTCCTCACCAAACTCTGGACTCTTGTAGACGATTCCTGCACTAATGAGCTGGTCTGCTGGAGTGAG GAGGGCTGCAGCTTCATTGTGCTGGATGAGCAGCGCTTCAGTAAAGAGGTCCTGCCACTATACtacaaacactgcaacatgaccaGCTTCATTCGCCAGCTCAACATGT ATGGCTTCCACAAGGTTGTGCCGTTGGACTCGGGACTGCTGAAGGAGGACGGCCGCGGAGACAGCGTGGAGTTTCAGCATGAGCATTTCCGCAAAGATCAACCACACCTGCTCACCCTCATCCACAGAAAG GTATCAGTAAGCCGTGGAGTGGACGATGCTGGACAGATCTCTCAGATTCTGGTGGAGATCAGCCAGGCGCGTGGTTGGCAGGACTCATTTGACTTAAAGCTCATGGCGCTCTGCAG gGATAATGAGAGTTTATGGAGAGAGCTAAACTCCCTGCAGCAGAGGCACCAGCAGCAACACAGAATCATCTGCAAG ATAATGCAGTTCATCATCAACACTGTGGGGTCGAAAGGAATGAAGGGCTTAAAGAGGAAACT TCCAATGATTGAGATTTCTGGGGAGACCCACTCTGCTCCAAAGTACAGCAGACCATCTGATTCATCTGTGGATTCAAACCTGCCCTCTTTCTCCATGCCAGAGACTCCCTCTCCACAGGACATTCCT CAGCTGGACTCGCTCTCTCCTGGCGTGTACTCTAATGGCATGGTTTTCTCTGACATCACACACCTCCTCGAGCCTCTTCCTGAGCAGGACAG CGATCCAGTGGTAGAGAACACCTGCCCGACCTCTCCTCTCTCCCCTGCCCTGTCCCCAGTAGATCTGACTCTGTCTCTATTGGACGATCCTGCAGGCCAGGACATGGCAGAGAAACTTGCGGAGAG GAATGAGTTGGTGGACCCATTGTCACTGATTGATTCAAGCCTGGCCGCTATTCAGGCCTATCCACTGTCCCCGAGCTTGGACACCCTCGATGAg CTCTTTAGGCCCACTAGTGAATCAGATACACATACACCGAAGAGGAAACGAGAAACGAAGCAAGGAGGAAATACACACTCTTACAAAtatacag GAATAGTGAGGCCTGTGCTGCAGCATGAGGACCTGAGTTTTGGGGGGGATTCAGTAGAAGCTGATATTTTACCCTCGTTGCTGAGGCTGGCACAGGAAGCTTCCATTCCTCTACACACGGACACACTCTCTgtataa
- the si:dkey-18a10.3 gene encoding heat shock factor protein 1 isoform X5, protein MKQNYQVPAFLTKLWTLVDDSCTNELVCWSEEGCSFIVLDEQRFSKEVLPLYYKHCNMTSFIRQLNMYGFHKVVPLDSGLLKEDGRGDSVEFQHEHFRKDQPHLLTLIHRKVSVSRGVDDAGQISQILVEISQARGWQDSFDLKLMALCRDNESLWRELNSLQQRHQQQHRIICKIMQFIINTVGSKGMKGLKRKLPMIEISGETHSAPKYSRPSDSSVDSNLPSFSMPETPSPQDIPQLDSLSPGVYSNGMVFSDITHLLEPLPEQDSDPVVENTCPTSPLSPALSPVDLTLSLLDDPAGQDMAEKLAERNELVDPLSLIDSSLAAIQAYPLSPSLDTLDEE, encoded by the exons ATGAAGCAGAACTACCAGGTTCCAGCTTTCCTCACCAAACTCTGGACTCTTGTAGACGATTCCTGCACTAATGAGCTGGTCTGCTGGAGTGAG GAGGGCTGCAGCTTCATTGTGCTGGATGAGCAGCGCTTCAGTAAAGAGGTCCTGCCACTATACtacaaacactgcaacatgaccaGCTTCATTCGCCAGCTCAACATGT ATGGCTTCCACAAGGTTGTGCCGTTGGACTCGGGACTGCTGAAGGAGGACGGCCGCGGAGACAGCGTGGAGTTTCAGCATGAGCATTTCCGCAAAGATCAACCACACCTGCTCACCCTCATCCACAGAAAG GTATCAGTAAGCCGTGGAGTGGACGATGCTGGACAGATCTCTCAGATTCTGGTGGAGATCAGCCAGGCGCGTGGTTGGCAGGACTCATTTGACTTAAAGCTCATGGCGCTCTGCAG gGATAATGAGAGTTTATGGAGAGAGCTAAACTCCCTGCAGCAGAGGCACCAGCAGCAACACAGAATCATCTGCAAG ATAATGCAGTTCATCATCAACACTGTGGGGTCGAAAGGAATGAAGGGCTTAAAGAGGAAACT TCCAATGATTGAGATTTCTGGGGAGACCCACTCTGCTCCAAAGTACAGCAGACCATCTGATTCATCTGTGGATTCAAACCTGCCCTCTTTCTCCATGCCAGAGACTCCCTCTCCACAGGACATTCCT CAGCTGGACTCGCTCTCTCCTGGCGTGTACTCTAATGGCATGGTTTTCTCTGACATCACACACCTCCTCGAGCCTCTTCCTGAGCAGGACAG CGATCCAGTGGTAGAGAACACCTGCCCGACCTCTCCTCTCTCCCCTGCCCTGTCCCCAGTAGATCTGACTCTGTCTCTATTGGACGATCCTGCAGGCCAGGACATGGCAGAGAAACTTGCGGAGAG GAATGAGTTGGTGGACCCATTGTCACTGATTGATTCAAGCCTGGCCGCTATTCAGGCCTATCCACTGTCCCCGAGCTTGGACACCCTCGATGAg GAATAG
- the si:dkey-18a10.3 gene encoding heat shock factor protein 1 isoform X4, protein MKQNYQVPAFLTKLWTLVDDSCTNELVCWSEEGCSFIVLDEQRFSKEVLPLYYKHCNMTSFIRQLNMYGFHKVVPLDSGLLKEDGRGDSVEFQHEHFRKDQPHLLTLIHRKVSVSRGVDDAGQISQILVEISQARGWQDSFDLKLMALCRDNESLWRELNSLQQRHQQQHRIICKIMQFIINTVGSKGMKGLKRKLPMIEISGETHSAPKYSRPSDSSVDSNLPSFSMPETPSPQDIPQLDSLSPGVYSNGMVFSDITHLLEPLPEQDSDPVVENTCPTSPLSPALSPVDLTLSLLDDPAGQDMAEKLAERNELVDPLSLIDSSLAAIQAYPLSPSLDTLDEQE, encoded by the exons ATGAAGCAGAACTACCAGGTTCCAGCTTTCCTCACCAAACTCTGGACTCTTGTAGACGATTCCTGCACTAATGAGCTGGTCTGCTGGAGTGAG GAGGGCTGCAGCTTCATTGTGCTGGATGAGCAGCGCTTCAGTAAAGAGGTCCTGCCACTATACtacaaacactgcaacatgaccaGCTTCATTCGCCAGCTCAACATGT ATGGCTTCCACAAGGTTGTGCCGTTGGACTCGGGACTGCTGAAGGAGGACGGCCGCGGAGACAGCGTGGAGTTTCAGCATGAGCATTTCCGCAAAGATCAACCACACCTGCTCACCCTCATCCACAGAAAG GTATCAGTAAGCCGTGGAGTGGACGATGCTGGACAGATCTCTCAGATTCTGGTGGAGATCAGCCAGGCGCGTGGTTGGCAGGACTCATTTGACTTAAAGCTCATGGCGCTCTGCAG gGATAATGAGAGTTTATGGAGAGAGCTAAACTCCCTGCAGCAGAGGCACCAGCAGCAACACAGAATCATCTGCAAG ATAATGCAGTTCATCATCAACACTGTGGGGTCGAAAGGAATGAAGGGCTTAAAGAGGAAACT TCCAATGATTGAGATTTCTGGGGAGACCCACTCTGCTCCAAAGTACAGCAGACCATCTGATTCATCTGTGGATTCAAACCTGCCCTCTTTCTCCATGCCAGAGACTCCCTCTCCACAGGACATTCCT CAGCTGGACTCGCTCTCTCCTGGCGTGTACTCTAATGGCATGGTTTTCTCTGACATCACACACCTCCTCGAGCCTCTTCCTGAGCAGGACAG CGATCCAGTGGTAGAGAACACCTGCCCGACCTCTCCTCTCTCCCCTGCCCTGTCCCCAGTAGATCTGACTCTGTCTCTATTGGACGATCCTGCAGGCCAGGACATGGCAGAGAAACTTGCGGAGAG GAATGAGTTGGTGGACCCATTGTCACTGATTGATTCAAGCCTGGCCGCTATTCAGGCCTATCCACTGTCCCCGAGCTTGGACACCCTCGATGAg CAGGAATAG